The following proteins come from a genomic window of Gadus morhua chromosome 11, gadMor3.0, whole genome shotgun sequence:
- the LOC115554548 gene encoding gasdermin-E isoform X1: MFAKATAHFLEEVDPTGNLIPVSSCNDSFNVLSIVRKQKGGLLFQKTKYVATGFTLNDILIGDTLIQPAVTLTEFANYTQSGSEKYQAGLEANLHPELAQLVVEHKGTSKHNISFGSLKKEDLNLPQLIKDSKGRFLDMDHSLIKQAREKDGAVFGLVTQKIVTTQTSTISQNDELANSLGGQIRHMVLKMCLKANASLTKERSSELTIQPHTTIAYKQNVLIVKPKGDFGLDFMSEKSIPPVTFQTDDWYPPGCTWLTEEVATLSRNFALLSGLKASIRTSLLQRLISVMMQCGAVHLLERVLSQMLDGKRPSLDCVEIEPQRQALQVMLDVLSDEDNGLETEDSSSPLGAFHLVTSALAEMPDDGLAVLMSSCTPRVLRSLALLVQCVIENGEMSLSSDDLAPLTGETFQLTELLFSSCGVELQRDGDVLKTKLSESYQPRPLVLCLAIKGLASMANC, from the exons ATGTTTGCAAAAGCTACTGCACATTTTTTAGAGGAAGTGGATCCCACCGGCAATCTGATTCCAGTATCCAGTTGCAATGACTCTTTTAATGTTTTGTCAATCGTGAGGAAGCAAAAGGGTGGATTGCTGTTTCAGAAAACCAAATATGTTGCCACTGGTTTTACCCTTAATGACATCTTAATCGGTGACACACTGATACAGCCAG CTGTCACACTGACAGAATTCGCAAACTACACTCAAAGTGGGAGTGAAAAATACCAGGCAGGCTTGGAGGCCAACTTGCATCCTGAACTTGCTCAACTGGTAGTGGAACATAAAGGCACTTCAAAGCACAACATTTCCTTTGGCAGCTTGAAGAAAGAAGATCTAAATTTGCCGCAGCTAATTAAAGATTCCAAAGGCAG GTTCCTCGACATGGATCACAGCCTGATCAAGCAGGCTCGAGAGAAAGATGGGGCTGTGTTTGGACTCGTGACGCAGAAGATTGTGACGACTCAGACATCAACAATTAGTCAGAATGACGAACTGGCAAACAGTCTAGGAGGCCAGATTAGGCACATGGTCCTTAAG atgTGCCTTAAAGCGAATGCAAGCTTAACGAAAGAAAGATCTTCGGAACTGACTATACAACCACATACGACCATCGCTTACAAGCAAAATGTACTAATAGTGAAACCCAAAGGAGACTTTG GCCTGGATTTCATGTCTGAGAAATCCATTCCTCCTGTGACGTTCCAGACAGATGACTGGTACCCACCCGGCTGTACCTGGCTAACAGAGG AAGTGGCCACGCTGAGTCGTAACTTTGCACTGCTTTCGGGTCTCAAAGCATCTATCAGGACCTCTCTGCTCCAGCGCCTCATTTCTGTCATGATGCAGTGCGGGGCAGTCCATCTACTGGAGAGGGTG CTAAGCCAGATGCTCGATGGCAAACGCCCCTCTCTGGACTGTGTTGAGATAGAGCCTCAGAGACAGGCCCTCCAGGTCATGCTGGATGTCCTGTCTGACGAAGACAACGGACTGGAGACGGAGGACTCCAGCAGTCCTCTCGGTGCATTTCACCTCGTTACCAGCGCCCTGGCTG AAATGCCGGATGACGGTCTTGCTGTCCTGATGTCGAGCTGCACTCCCCGAGTGCTGAGATCCCTGGCGCTCCTG GTGCAGTGTGTGATCGAAAATGGGGAGATGTCTTTGAGCAGTGATGACCTCGCTCCCCTGACCGGGGAGACCTTCCAGTTGACAGAGCTGCTGTTCAGCTCCTGTGGAGTGGAGctgcagagagacggagacgtgCTGAAGACGAAGCTCAGCGAGAGCTACCAGCCGCGGCCACTCGTCCTCTGCTTGGCCATAAAAGGCCTTGCTTCCATGGCCAACTGTTAA
- the LOC115554548 gene encoding uncharacterized protein LOC115554548 isoform X4 has protein sequence MSCKRSLEEVATLSRNFALLSGLKASIRTSLLQRLISVMMQCGAVHLLERVLSQMLDGKRPSLDCVEIEPQRQALQVMLDVLSDEDNGLETEDSSSPLGAFHLVTSALAEMPDDGLAVLMSSCTPRVLRSLALLVQCVIENGEMSLSSDDLAPLTGETFQLTELLFSSCGVELQRDGDVLKTKLSESYQPRPLVLCLAIKGLASMANC, from the exons ATGAGTTGCAAGAGGTCTTTAGAAG AAGTGGCCACGCTGAGTCGTAACTTTGCACTGCTTTCGGGTCTCAAAGCATCTATCAGGACCTCTCTGCTCCAGCGCCTCATTTCTGTCATGATGCAGTGCGGGGCAGTCCATCTACTGGAGAGGGTG CTAAGCCAGATGCTCGATGGCAAACGCCCCTCTCTGGACTGTGTTGAGATAGAGCCTCAGAGACAGGCCCTCCAGGTCATGCTGGATGTCCTGTCTGACGAAGACAACGGACTGGAGACGGAGGACTCCAGCAGTCCTCTCGGTGCATTTCACCTCGTTACCAGCGCCCTGGCTG AAATGCCGGATGACGGTCTTGCTGTCCTGATGTCGAGCTGCACTCCCCGAGTGCTGAGATCCCTGGCGCTCCTG GTGCAGTGTGTGATCGAAAATGGGGAGATGTCTTTGAGCAGTGATGACCTCGCTCCCCTGACCGGGGAGACCTTCCAGTTGACAGAGCTGCTGTTCAGCTCCTGTGGAGTGGAGctgcagagagacggagacgtgCTGAAGACGAAGCTCAGCGAGAGCTACCAGCCGCGGCCACTCGTCCTCTGCTTGGCCATAAAAGGCCTTGCTTCCATGGCCAACTGTTAA
- the LOC115554548 gene encoding uncharacterized protein LOC115554548 isoform X2 → MDHSLIKQAREKDGAVFGLVTQKIVTTQTSTISQNDELANSLGGQIRHMVLKMCLKANASLTKERSSELTIQPHTTIAYKQNVLIVKPKGDFGLDFMSEKSIPPVTFQTDDWYPPGCTWLTEEVATLSRNFALLSGLKASIRTSLLQRLISVMMQCGAVHLLERVLSQMLDGKRPSLDCVEIEPQRQALQVMLDVLSDEDNGLETEDSSSPLGAFHLVTSALAEMPDDGLAVLMSSCTPRVLRSLALLVQCVIENGEMSLSSDDLAPLTGETFQLTELLFSSCGVELQRDGDVLKTKLSESYQPRPLVLCLAIKGLASMANC, encoded by the exons ATGGATCACAGCCTGATCAAGCAGGCTCGAGAGAAAGATGGGGCTGTGTTTGGACTCGTGACGCAGAAGATTGTGACGACTCAGACATCAACAATTAGTCAGAATGACGAACTGGCAAACAGTCTAGGAGGCCAGATTAGGCACATGGTCCTTAAG atgTGCCTTAAAGCGAATGCAAGCTTAACGAAAGAAAGATCTTCGGAACTGACTATACAACCACATACGACCATCGCTTACAAGCAAAATGTACTAATAGTGAAACCCAAAGGAGACTTTG GCCTGGATTTCATGTCTGAGAAATCCATTCCTCCTGTGACGTTCCAGACAGATGACTGGTACCCACCCGGCTGTACCTGGCTAACAGAGG AAGTGGCCACGCTGAGTCGTAACTTTGCACTGCTTTCGGGTCTCAAAGCATCTATCAGGACCTCTCTGCTCCAGCGCCTCATTTCTGTCATGATGCAGTGCGGGGCAGTCCATCTACTGGAGAGGGTG CTAAGCCAGATGCTCGATGGCAAACGCCCCTCTCTGGACTGTGTTGAGATAGAGCCTCAGAGACAGGCCCTCCAGGTCATGCTGGATGTCCTGTCTGACGAAGACAACGGACTGGAGACGGAGGACTCCAGCAGTCCTCTCGGTGCATTTCACCTCGTTACCAGCGCCCTGGCTG AAATGCCGGATGACGGTCTTGCTGTCCTGATGTCGAGCTGCACTCCCCGAGTGCTGAGATCCCTGGCGCTCCTG GTGCAGTGTGTGATCGAAAATGGGGAGATGTCTTTGAGCAGTGATGACCTCGCTCCCCTGACCGGGGAGACCTTCCAGTTGACAGAGCTGCTGTTCAGCTCCTGTGGAGTGGAGctgcagagagacggagacgtgCTGAAGACGAAGCTCAGCGAGAGCTACCAGCCGCGGCCACTCGTCCTCTGCTTGGCCATAAAAGGCCTTGCTTCCATGGCCAACTGTTAA
- the LOC115554548 gene encoding uncharacterized protein LOC115554548 isoform X3: MCLKANASLTKERSSELTIQPHTTIAYKQNVLIVKPKGDFGLDFMSEKSIPPVTFQTDDWYPPGCTWLTEEVATLSRNFALLSGLKASIRTSLLQRLISVMMQCGAVHLLERVLSQMLDGKRPSLDCVEIEPQRQALQVMLDVLSDEDNGLETEDSSSPLGAFHLVTSALAEMPDDGLAVLMSSCTPRVLRSLALLVQCVIENGEMSLSSDDLAPLTGETFQLTELLFSSCGVELQRDGDVLKTKLSESYQPRPLVLCLAIKGLASMANC; this comes from the exons atgTGCCTTAAAGCGAATGCAAGCTTAACGAAAGAAAGATCTTCGGAACTGACTATACAACCACATACGACCATCGCTTACAAGCAAAATGTACTAATAGTGAAACCCAAAGGAGACTTTG GCCTGGATTTCATGTCTGAGAAATCCATTCCTCCTGTGACGTTCCAGACAGATGACTGGTACCCACCCGGCTGTACCTGGCTAACAGAGG AAGTGGCCACGCTGAGTCGTAACTTTGCACTGCTTTCGGGTCTCAAAGCATCTATCAGGACCTCTCTGCTCCAGCGCCTCATTTCTGTCATGATGCAGTGCGGGGCAGTCCATCTACTGGAGAGGGTG CTAAGCCAGATGCTCGATGGCAAACGCCCCTCTCTGGACTGTGTTGAGATAGAGCCTCAGAGACAGGCCCTCCAGGTCATGCTGGATGTCCTGTCTGACGAAGACAACGGACTGGAGACGGAGGACTCCAGCAGTCCTCTCGGTGCATTTCACCTCGTTACCAGCGCCCTGGCTG AAATGCCGGATGACGGTCTTGCTGTCCTGATGTCGAGCTGCACTCCCCGAGTGCTGAGATCCCTGGCGCTCCTG GTGCAGTGTGTGATCGAAAATGGGGAGATGTCTTTGAGCAGTGATGACCTCGCTCCCCTGACCGGGGAGACCTTCCAGTTGACAGAGCTGCTGTTCAGCTCCTGTGGAGTGGAGctgcagagagacggagacgtgCTGAAGACGAAGCTCAGCGAGAGCTACCAGCCGCGGCCACTCGTCCTCTGCTTGGCCATAAAAGGCCTTGCTTCCATGGCCAACTGTTAA